In bacterium, one DNA window encodes the following:
- a CDS encoding GDSL-type esterase/lipase family protein — MALVQLRKDSARIKESADLLLSGFVTKVLPHWKKALVAMFLFLPVLEIFLQFTSLLAWPLIKLKQAPLPAKEFVVMCVGDSFTSGKFTSIQLPSYTRFVERVLATKNKNNWKIVNVSSEYLTSEDVLSRTLNLIQKYRPDLMYLMIGVNDIAVLEDKFVFQPSSPSTTRPAFHTEILFARMKDRVSIPTLLDVVMVPPWFLLEKPPVAGYRPEYLAVTDSKLEALIAASSSEVGVKEESEEYASSIEKQRSAWELLKKGLLHPAEQQFQRFLTLDAEDPVSRAGLAETYYEMGMHSEATTQISWLLDRYNGHPNYKNARALLHAFPFENSPNDTSKIVIEVLKKYPKDPWFWKNLADACFLSSRPDYAARAIGRALDLTPSELPEWKAALLRTQADIVARTNPRAALSNLLQAFLLDRNEDLYIAALRKNGPYYLSLNIEDSLRGISCPTETKNDLQSLFHQALDKRLVQTLFSLETRLRTIVLRCQEYRVHPVLVGYPIPNAEIELLNRRVAEETGASWLNLNTRFENILRNDRERKYVDEGRYSVKAGLKLAEWVANDAVSRLEP, encoded by the coding sequence TTTTTGCAATTCACATCTCTGCTGGCATGGCCACTAATCAAGCTGAAACAAGCTCCACTTCCCGCGAAAGAGTTTGTGGTGATGTGTGTTGGTGATTCCTTTACGTCCGGCAAATTCACTTCCATTCAATTGCCTTCATATACGCGGTTTGTTGAGCGGGTTCTGGCAACAAAAAACAAGAACAACTGGAAAATTGTGAACGTCAGTTCTGAATACTTAACATCCGAAGATGTCCTTAGTAGAACGCTAAATCTCATACAAAAATACCGCCCGGACCTGATGTACCTCATGATTGGAGTAAACGATATTGCGGTATTGGAGGATAAATTCGTTTTCCAGCCTTCTTCTCCGTCCACTACCCGTCCTGCATTCCATACGGAAATTCTATTTGCAAGAATGAAAGATCGTGTTTCGATTCCTACCCTCCTTGACGTGGTGATGGTGCCACCCTGGTTCCTTTTGGAGAAACCTCCGGTGGCCGGATACCGGCCCGAATACCTGGCAGTAACAGATTCCAAACTTGAAGCATTGATTGCAGCCTCTTCCTCTGAAGTCGGAGTAAAGGAGGAGTCTGAAGAATATGCAAGCTCTATCGAGAAACAAAGGTCAGCATGGGAGCTTCTGAAGAAGGGATTGTTGCATCCGGCAGAGCAACAATTTCAACGCTTTCTAACCCTGGATGCTGAAGACCCTGTTTCCCGAGCCGGTCTCGCTGAAACCTACTATGAGATGGGCATGCATTCTGAAGCAACAACCCAGATTTCATGGTTGTTGGACCGCTATAATGGACATCCGAACTACAAAAATGCGAGGGCGTTGTTGCACGCTTTTCCTTTTGAAAATTCGCCCAATGACACTTCTAAAATCGTGATCGAAGTCCTCAAAAAATATCCAAAAGATCCGTGGTTTTGGAAAAACCTCGCGGATGCTTGCTTTCTTTCCAGTCGACCGGATTACGCGGCAAGAGCCATCGGTCGCGCACTTGATTTAACCCCTTCTGAGTTGCCGGAATGGAAAGCTGCATTGTTGCGAACACAAGCCGATATAGTCGCACGAACAAATCCGCGTGCGGCTCTCAGCAACCTGTTGCAAGCATTCTTACTGGATAGGAATGAAGATCTGTATATTGCGGCTCTTCGAAAGAATGGCCCGTACTATCTCAGCTTAAATATTGAAGATTCATTGCGCGGTATTTCGTGTCCAACGGAGACCAAAAACGATCTGCAGTCTCTCTTTCATCAGGCATTAGACAAACGACTCGTCCAAACTTTGTTTTCGCTGGAGACGCGTCTACGCACGATCGTGTTGCGATGCCAGGAGTACCGTGTTCACCCCGTGCTGGTGGGGTATCCAATACCCAATGCGGAGATTGAACTGCTAAACCGGCGGGTTGCTGAAGAAACAGGAGCTTCCTGGTTAAATCTCAATACCCGTTTTGAGAACATTCTGAGAAACGATCGTGAACGCAAGTACGTGGATGAAGGCCGTTACTCAGTTAAAGCCGGACTTAAACTTGCTGAGTGGGTAGCAAATGACGCTGTTTCACGGCTGGAGCCTTAA
- a CDS encoding GDSL-type esterase/lipase family protein, with protein MKKNWIVFRHLLLRPQPKGQTASERQEATRIQIALAELNKDAARVKETTKSLSFQFSTKILPHWRKGVVLALLFLPLLEIFLQFTSLLVWPLIKLKEAPSRMDQFVILCVGDSFTSGKFSSIQMPPYVRFLSEFLAAKKKDSWQVLNFSSAYLTAGDVLRGTHDLLSQQRPDLIYLMIGINDIAVEDTDKFVLLPRPVSIDSTRTPLHVEFLHQKIKDGFSLPDFLDVLAIPPSFLLEKSPIAGYRPEYLAISDSRLNALVATPSAVMKTRQHSQDFAASVDQQKSAWNLAKDGLFISAGQEFQNYLKTNPENAVARAGLAETYFEMGMHKEARAEISWLRDNYKREPIYKNARALLYAFPLENSPNDTSKIAVEVLKQYPGDAWFWKSLATACFLSSRPDYAARAIDRALALSRTDPPEWRAIILRTRADILARTNPDQAFENLLQAFLLDESEDLFSAALRRNGPYYLNTNLQKSLRSISCPAAMKHKLEIVYHQALDKKLIQTLFELETQLRSIVLRCQEYQIHPILVGYPFPNAEIERVNRRVAEETGASWLNLSARFEDVINNDRQRKYIDDDHFTPRAGRKLAEWIANDAASRLIH; from the coding sequence TTGAAAAAAAACTGGATTGTGTTCCGTCATCTGTTGCTGCGGCCTCAGCCGAAAGGACAGACCGCATCAGAACGTCAAGAAGCGACGCGAATTCAAATTGCGCTTGCCGAGTTAAACAAAGATGCTGCGCGCGTGAAAGAAACCACCAAAAGTCTATCGTTTCAATTCTCGACTAAAATTTTGCCGCATTGGAGGAAAGGTGTTGTACTCGCGCTTCTTTTTCTGCCCCTGTTGGAAATATTCCTTCAATTCACTTCTCTACTGGTCTGGCCGTTGATCAAGTTGAAGGAAGCCCCCTCCCGAATGGATCAATTTGTGATCCTGTGTGTTGGGGATTCCTTTACTTCCGGCAAATTCAGTTCCATTCAAATGCCACCTTATGTGAGGTTTCTCTCAGAATTTCTTGCTGCGAAAAAGAAAGACAGTTGGCAGGTCTTAAACTTCAGTTCTGCATACTTAACCGCTGGCGATGTTCTTCGAGGGACCCACGACTTGCTGTCACAGCAACGACCGGATCTGATTTACCTCATGATTGGAATCAACGATATTGCGGTCGAAGACACGGACAAATTTGTGTTGCTCCCCCGGCCTGTATCAATCGACTCAACTCGCACTCCGCTTCATGTCGAGTTTCTCCATCAAAAGATCAAGGATGGTTTTTCGTTGCCGGATTTTCTGGATGTTCTTGCAATTCCCCCATCGTTTCTTCTGGAAAAATCTCCCATAGCCGGATACCGGCCTGAATATCTGGCGATTTCAGACTCACGGCTCAATGCACTGGTGGCCACCCCTTCTGCCGTCATGAAGACACGGCAGCATTCGCAGGATTTTGCAGCCTCGGTTGATCAACAGAAGTCGGCATGGAATCTGGCTAAGGACGGGCTCTTTATTTCTGCTGGCCAGGAATTCCAAAACTATCTCAAAACGAATCCGGAAAATGCAGTCGCCCGGGCTGGTCTTGCCGAGACCTACTTTGAAATGGGAATGCATAAGGAAGCAAGAGCCGAAATCTCGTGGCTACGGGATAACTACAAAAGGGAACCCATTTACAAAAATGCGCGCGCCTTGCTTTACGCTTTTCCGCTTGAGAACTCGCCCAATGACACATCGAAGATCGCTGTCGAAGTCCTGAAACAATACCCTGGAGACGCCTGGTTCTGGAAAAGCCTGGCGACCGCATGTTTTCTTTCGAGTCGACCGGATTATGCGGCACGTGCCATCGATCGTGCTCTGGCGTTATCTCGGACTGACCCTCCCGAGTGGAGAGCCATAATTTTAAGAACGCGTGCAGACATTCTAGCCAGGACAAATCCCGATCAGGCTTTCGAAAACTTATTGCAGGCATTTTTATTAGATGAAAGTGAAGACCTGTTTAGCGCAGCGCTTCGCAGGAATGGTCCGTATTATCTCAACACAAACTTACAAAAATCCTTACGCAGTATTTCCTGTCCGGCCGCGATGAAACATAAACTTGAGATTGTCTATCACCAGGCTTTGGATAAGAAATTGATTCAAACATTGTTCGAGCTGGAGACGCAATTGCGGAGCATCGTCCTGCGATGTCAGGAGTATCAAATTCACCCTATTCTGGTCGGCTATCCTTTTCCTAACGCGGAAATTGAGCGGGTAAACCGCCGCGTTGCGGAAGAAACCGGCGCCTCCTGGCTGAATCTGAGCGCTCGTTTTGAGGACGTTATCAACAACGATCGGCAACGCAAATATATCGACGATGATCATTTCACCCCCAGAGCGGGACGCAAACTTGCTGAGTGGATAGCAAATGACGCCGCGTCACGCTTGATTCATTAA
- a CDS encoding class I SAM-dependent methyltransferase yields MKRLIFGMTSLYEQKYFEEYASLIYSGAGEIVDLGCWLGSTTIPLAKGVAKNRNCKNKTVRIHAFDYFVWEEWMEECVKGTRLQGRFEPGEIFVEEFQQRIKPWSDYIRIHQDDLRHTTWTGGAIELLLIDAMKAFDISKAILKGFFTHLVAGSFLIQQDFAHYYTSWIHLIQYRLQDYFKLEFVVPNSCSVVFQCVKEIPLELLEIPENLTDFSRKQIDQAFEYSLSLSSNKQTQANIAAAKVMLFLHLGNMAQAKVEFEKYVAAGLPRRGDLKIVGKILQGQTIDLSPQGDYVNDYPLAPLNRKLIKKFTRKMNSIYRLWAKRQT; encoded by the coding sequence ATGAAGCGATTAATTTTCGGGATGACTTCCCTGTACGAACAAAAGTACTTTGAAGAATATGCTTCGCTGATTTACTCGGGTGCAGGGGAAATTGTCGATCTCGGTTGTTGGCTTGGATCAACGACGATTCCTCTCGCAAAAGGAGTCGCCAAAAATCGCAACTGCAAAAACAAAACCGTTCGAATTCATGCTTTTGATTACTTTGTCTGGGAAGAATGGATGGAGGAATGTGTCAAAGGAACCAGGCTGCAGGGTAGATTCGAGCCGGGAGAAATATTTGTTGAAGAATTCCAGCAGAGAATTAAGCCATGGTCGGATTATATTCGAATTCATCAGGATGACCTTCGGCATACAACGTGGACCGGCGGCGCAATTGAGCTGCTGTTGATCGATGCAATGAAGGCATTTGATATTTCAAAGGCTATTCTGAAAGGATTCTTTACTCATCTCGTCGCAGGAAGTTTCCTAATCCAACAAGACTTTGCGCATTACTACACATCCTGGATTCATCTCATTCAGTATCGTCTGCAGGACTATTTCAAACTGGAATTTGTTGTTCCGAATTCCTGCAGTGTTGTTTTTCAATGTGTAAAGGAAATACCACTCGAGTTGTTGGAAATCCCAGAGAACCTGACAGATTTTTCAAGAAAACAGATTGATCAAGCTTTCGAATATTCTCTTTCTCTTTCATCCAACAAACAAACTCAGGCGAACATCGCCGCAGCAAAGGTTATGCTTTTTCTTCATTTGGGAAATATGGCGCAGGCGAAAGTGGAATTCGAAAAATATGTTGCAGCCGGATTGCCCAGAAGAGGAGACTTGAAAATCGTAGGAAAAATTTTACAGGGACAGACTATAGACCTTAGTCCGCAAGGCGATTATGTTAACGATTATCCGCTTGCTCCACTCAATAGAAAATTGATAAAGAAGTTCACAAGAAAAATGAACAGCATCTATCGTCTATGGGCCAAAAGACAAACATAA
- a CDS encoding glycosyltransferase, whose product MLPGVSIVIPAYNARETITQTLESVIAQTHPNWEAIVVDDGSVDATADIVKTFVERDSRIRLLQQTQTGEAGARNAGLSHVRYDWLLFLDADDWISPLHLETMLKEVVLDPELSAVHCGSARVAADGTMVVESYLPPAGDLFTTLARRAAFPVNACIVRKSVVESVGMFDTSLVKSPDWDLWQRIARTGARFGSVREVLAYYRMRSNAASLDAHQMLKDGLRVLKQGHAPDPRVPNPHPDHADGLPADQLLTQQYYLLSWCAGLLLGTGKDARPLMKMVNDTPFPELYPESVAQCIFESAPLPLCQSPYVSEELFFRILRNIDQFLVLLEQKSLAPDFAHAAGTALRRMILKNSPNWKNFIEEYERNIQRLNEKEEQLGDSRREFERIILERDASMQRLQQDIRSKEKQNAQLQEDIASQERQNRQLEEDMRGKNLMVAELDAKVAALEERRESLQKEIEVLQNERDKAWGFVRLWKSRYKQLRMNLLVRVGLKLRMMKNPMSGKRQEDKGAGNN is encoded by the coding sequence ATGCTGCCCGGTGTATCGATTGTCATCCCGGCATACAATGCGCGCGAAACGATCACGCAAACGCTGGAATCGGTGATCGCGCAGACACATCCGAACTGGGAGGCGATTGTTGTGGATGATGGGTCTGTAGATGCGACAGCGGACATAGTAAAAACTTTTGTGGAGCGGGATTCACGAATCCGGCTACTCCAGCAAACACAGACTGGAGAGGCTGGTGCGCGAAACGCTGGTCTATCACACGTCCGCTACGACTGGCTGCTATTTTTGGATGCGGATGATTGGATCTCGCCCCTCCATCTGGAAACCATGTTGAAGGAAGTTGTTCTGGATCCAGAGCTTTCCGCTGTTCACTGCGGGTCAGCGCGCGTTGCAGCAGATGGAACTATGGTCGTGGAGAGCTATCTTCCGCCCGCGGGTGATCTTTTTACAACGCTTGCCCGGCGGGCTGCTTTTCCGGTAAATGCCTGTATTGTCCGAAAGTCGGTGGTTGAGTCCGTGGGTATGTTCGATACTTCATTGGTGAAGTCACCTGATTGGGACTTGTGGCAGCGAATTGCGCGCACGGGTGCGCGATTTGGATCTGTGCGGGAGGTGCTCGCATACTACCGGATGAGATCCAACGCGGCATCGCTCGATGCTCACCAAATGCTGAAGGATGGCCTCAGAGTTTTAAAACAAGGACATGCTCCTGATCCCCGTGTGCCCAATCCACATCCTGATCATGCAGACGGATTACCTGCCGATCAGCTTCTTACCCAGCAATATTACTTGTTGTCCTGGTGTGCAGGGCTTCTTCTGGGAACGGGCAAAGATGCGCGACCCTTGATGAAGATGGTTAATGACACGCCATTTCCTGAGCTCTATCCGGAATCTGTCGCACAATGCATTTTTGAATCTGCCCCTTTACCTTTATGCCAGTCGCCCTACGTGTCGGAAGAGTTGTTTTTCCGGATACTTCGCAATATAGATCAGTTCCTTGTTTTGCTGGAACAAAAATCATTGGCGCCGGATTTTGCTCACGCAGCGGGGACCGCCCTAAGACGGATGATTCTCAAGAATTCACCAAACTGGAAAAACTTTATTGAGGAGTATGAGCGGAACATTCAGCGGCTGAATGAGAAGGAAGAGCAGTTAGGGGATTCAAGGAGAGAGTTTGAGCGGATCATTTTGGAGAGGGACGCATCGATGCAGCGGCTTCAGCAAGACATCAGGTCTAAAGAAAAGCAGAACGCGCAACTGCAAGAAGACATCGCGTCTCAAGAAAGACAGAATAGGCAACTTGAGGAAGACATGCGGGGAAAGAATCTGATGGTTGCAGAGTTGGATGCAAAGGTTGCGGCACTGGAAGAGCGCAGAGAATCGCTGCAAAAAGAAATTGAGGTTTTGCAAAACGAACGGGACAAAGCGTGGGGTTTCGTCCGTCTTTGGAAATCGCGATACAAGCAATTAAGAATGAATCTCCTGGTTCGCGTCGGTTTAAAGTTACGGATGATGAAAAATCCCATGTCCGGGAAAAGGCAGGAAGACAAGGGTGCTGGAAACAATTAA
- a CDS encoding carbohydrate binding domain-containing protein, with amino-acid sequence MLETIKENKVRTLCNAVAAAALFVSLMQVTFFVLDGYSRIYNIAAICLALISLFYAIQYMRQHQTEDLWKVLVTYCGQLGFFALKLIDNEPLVAPRLLTVVLLLFHVSIVLSALIGARRIVDNPKWILLPFLFFFGVLLMEAGAKFLPKRAKSKPIAPSWSAAPDFQPGLGSVYRPHSELKSYYPDNPRAYFKEVISGAEKWWLHTVSGNEASLIFSQDAQVAARIDIRKAPDRNPLNIQLNVPNFKVKKKRRYRVEFRARADDPRSIIVGFARSHEPWDGLGLYKRIQLTRDWQIFKEPFSATADDRNARILFDIGESAASVELSNVHLVNLRKKKIVDPGKGLRKSFVSYRFNSTGCRGRDYAIPKPSGTTRILILGNAYALGVGVHEEDTLAYKLEQLLNEGVPGSQPPKTYEVINCGINGYTTQQERTFFEFYGAKYEPDIVILVMTAEDQVADMKVFPLRRTLFMSWTRLFDSENRRILPSFSRSVPEIFQLDAEIRKRGARPVVVLFRINGDKDGSSQEGRIWNDLTRTVTSGLKATDIPVLDLQDALHRKNADKELLAHPKVGRHPNEIAHSIAAREIFTFLQSRKFVTPWIQSH; translated from the coding sequence GTGCTGGAAACAATTAAGGAAAACAAAGTTCGAACCCTTTGCAATGCCGTAGCCGCCGCCGCGCTTTTCGTTTCTTTGATGCAGGTCACCTTCTTTGTTCTGGATGGATATTCGAGAATTTACAACATAGCGGCCATCTGTCTCGCTCTGATCAGTCTGTTTTATGCGATCCAGTACATGAGACAGCACCAGACCGAAGATCTGTGGAAAGTGCTCGTAACATACTGCGGGCAGCTTGGCTTCTTCGCGTTGAAGCTGATCGATAACGAACCTCTGGTGGCACCCAGATTATTAACGGTTGTCCTTCTTCTGTTTCACGTTTCGATCGTGTTGTCAGCGTTGATAGGGGCTCGCAGGATTGTGGATAACCCCAAATGGATTCTGTTGCCGTTCCTCTTCTTTTTCGGCGTTTTGCTGATGGAAGCAGGAGCAAAGTTTTTACCAAAACGGGCGAAAAGCAAGCCCATTGCGCCATCGTGGAGCGCAGCGCCCGATTTTCAGCCCGGTCTTGGATCGGTTTATCGTCCACATTCGGAACTAAAGTCTTACTATCCGGACAACCCACGGGCTTACTTCAAAGAAGTGATTTCCGGCGCAGAAAAATGGTGGCTTCATACGGTATCCGGAAATGAAGCGAGTCTGATTTTTTCTCAAGACGCGCAGGTGGCAGCACGAATTGATATCCGGAAAGCTCCGGACAGGAATCCCTTGAATATCCAACTGAATGTGCCGAATTTCAAAGTCAAAAAGAAACGGCGTTACCGCGTTGAATTTCGAGCGCGAGCAGATGATCCGCGGAGCATTATTGTAGGATTTGCCAGATCCCATGAGCCCTGGGACGGGTTGGGATTATACAAGAGAATTCAACTGACCCGGGACTGGCAAATTTTTAAGGAGCCTTTTTCAGCGACAGCCGATGACCGGAATGCTCGTATCTTGTTTGATATTGGTGAAAGCGCTGCTTCAGTTGAGCTATCGAATGTGCATCTGGTGAACCTGCGTAAGAAAAAAATTGTTGATCCCGGCAAGGGGTTACGAAAGTCTTTTGTCAGCTACAGGTTCAATTCGACAGGATGCAGAGGCAGGGATTATGCAATCCCTAAACCTTCCGGCACAACACGCATTCTGATTCTGGGCAATGCTTACGCACTGGGGGTTGGTGTGCATGAGGAAGATACGCTTGCGTACAAATTGGAACAGCTATTGAACGAAGGCGTTCCCGGTTCACAGCCTCCGAAGACCTATGAGGTCATTAACTGCGGGATTAATGGTTATACGACTCAGCAAGAGCGAACATTTTTCGAATTTTATGGAGCAAAGTACGAACCAGACATCGTGATACTGGTGATGACCGCAGAAGATCAGGTCGCGGACATGAAAGTATTTCCATTGAGAAGGACTCTTTTCATGAGCTGGACTCGATTGTTTGACTCTGAGAATCGTCGCATCCTTCCGAGTTTCTCAAGGTCAGTACCAGAAATATTTCAACTCGATGCTGAAATTCGAAAGCGCGGGGCACGTCCGGTTGTGGTTCTTTTCCGGATAAACGGAGATAAAGATGGTTCATCGCAGGAGGGCAGAATCTGGAATGATCTCACGCGTACGGTAACAAGCGGTTTAAAGGCAACGGACATCCCGGTTTTGGATCTTCAGGATGCGCTGCACCGGAAGAACGCAGATAAGGAGCTACTCGCGCATCCCAAAGTCGGACGGCATCCGAATGAAATTGCTCACAGTATTGCGGCACGCGAGATTTTTACTTTTTTGCAGAGTAGGAAGTTTGTCACTCCATGGATCCAGTCACACTGA
- a CDS encoding GDSL-type esterase/lipase family protein: MDPVTLSPQDADLTKSRVSSLLLVTTIILISILQAFLFLLLKQNWFGIAAGVISIANLVLAIRFLLIRKQVGSIGNAFGMYFLQAIFFAVAIFGSLLPPDPRLLVVALSVLHCAMLFSAFLALTGVVPQPRAILLCLSFAGGIFLLETALPIFIESPFQKEATGPQWIGTMQPYPGLGAVYSPGSVLSTLYAENPRRYFKEQDDRALRWWLRLDGGNEGTLIFPQESPELVRVETKKVQTKNAYDVQLNLSKLKVVKKQAYKIGFRARADQPRGVFIGFAMSHDPWDGLGLYQKIDLTETWQTFSIPFSATANDENARIHFDLGDSTTPAEFTSVSLRAHPAGTRIEPQLPPKKYIVTYRFNSLGCRDRDYTIPKPQNTKRILFLGDSFTLGVGVHEQDTVPRQLETLISAGASEKKYEVINCGVSGYGTHEERMFYKLFGANYQPDVVLLMMVWNDDLSYREEFEKDYVKRPPGKLELLFHTWAKIQQYRHQRPFPNFSKCVDEILRLDGELRNHSSRLGVVIYRNDPDFEASTYPGKIWNHLTRTVTGGLEGENIPVLDLGKPLFEKHSKVELDVHPTIDHHPNEVANGIAAQEILRFLEKQSLLKQ, encoded by the coding sequence ATGGATCCAGTCACACTGAGCCCGCAAGACGCAGATCTTACAAAATCTAGAGTTTCGTCGTTGTTACTGGTAACGACAATTATCCTCATTTCAATTCTCCAGGCTTTCCTGTTTTTGTTACTGAAGCAAAACTGGTTCGGGATCGCCGCCGGCGTCATATCCATAGCGAATCTAGTTCTTGCCATCCGATTCTTGTTAATAAGAAAACAGGTTGGCTCTATCGGAAATGCGTTTGGTATGTATTTCCTTCAAGCTATTTTCTTTGCCGTGGCGATATTCGGCTCCTTGCTTCCGCCGGATCCAAGACTGCTGGTCGTAGCCTTGTCAGTACTTCACTGTGCGATGTTGTTTTCCGCTTTCCTGGCGTTAACCGGGGTTGTTCCTCAGCCCAGGGCCATTCTCCTGTGTCTTTCATTTGCCGGCGGCATCTTCCTTTTGGAAACGGCATTGCCGATTTTTATAGAATCACCATTTCAGAAGGAAGCGACCGGTCCGCAATGGATCGGTACCATGCAGCCCTATCCGGGTCTCGGCGCAGTCTACAGTCCCGGTTCTGTCCTGAGCACTCTTTATGCTGAAAACCCCCGGCGTTATTTCAAAGAACAGGATGATAGAGCATTGAGATGGTGGTTGCGTCTGGATGGCGGAAATGAAGGGACCTTGATATTCCCGCAGGAAAGTCCGGAACTGGTTCGAGTCGAAACAAAAAAGGTTCAGACAAAAAATGCTTACGACGTCCAGCTGAATTTATCCAAATTGAAAGTGGTCAAAAAACAAGCTTACAAAATCGGATTTCGAGCACGCGCGGATCAACCTCGCGGTGTGTTCATTGGTTTCGCGATGTCGCACGATCCCTGGGATGGGCTTGGCTTATATCAAAAGATCGATCTGACCGAAACCTGGCAGACCTTTTCTATTCCTTTTTCAGCAACAGCGAATGATGAGAATGCTCGTATCCATTTCGATCTGGGAGATTCAACCACCCCCGCTGAATTTACGTCCGTGTCGCTCCGCGCTCATCCAGCGGGAACCAGGATTGAACCGCAACTACCGCCGAAAAAATACATTGTAACTTACCGGTTTAACTCTCTGGGCTGCCGGGATCGAGATTACACCATACCGAAGCCGCAAAATACAAAGCGGATCCTGTTTCTGGGTGATTCGTTTACACTGGGTGTTGGTGTGCACGAACAGGATACGGTGCCAAGACAATTAGAAACGTTGATATCCGCCGGCGCTTCTGAAAAAAAATATGAAGTGATCAATTGCGGTGTGAGTGGTTATGGAACGCATGAGGAGCGGATGTTTTACAAACTCTTCGGCGCAAACTATCAGCCGGATGTTGTTCTGTTGATGATGGTCTGGAATGATGATCTCTCATACAGGGAAGAATTCGAAAAGGATTACGTCAAACGGCCGCCAGGCAAGCTTGAGCTTCTGTTTCATACATGGGCAAAGATTCAGCAATACCGTCACCAGCGCCCGTTTCCGAATTTCTCAAAATGCGTTGATGAAATCCTCCGGCTGGATGGTGAGCTTCGAAACCATAGCTCGCGGCTGGGAGTAGTGATTTATAGAAATGATCCTGATTTCGAAGCCTCAACTTATCCTGGCAAGATCTGGAACCATCTCACGCGCACCGTTACAGGTGGTCTGGAAGGAGAGAACATACCGGTTCTCGATCTGGGAAAACCTCTTTTTGAAAAACATTCCAAAGTGGAACTTGACGTCCATCCCACAATCGACCATCATCCAAACGAAGTCGCTAACGGCATTGCAGCGCAAGAAATCCTGAGATTTCTTGAAAAGCAAAGTCTGCTAA